A DNA window from Pseudarthrobacter sp. W1I19 contains the following coding sequences:
- a CDS encoding LysR family substrate-binding domain-containing protein: MAGFMDWEFAEVMLQGYPGGRYCEDVPTDNTPQPDAAPTGSADPAVEEAPRVLRIAYVAGVTPGKWIRRWEERVQHVPLQAFMSDDGAQVQVLRDGSADLSFVRLPVEREDLSVIPLYEEQPVVVAPKGHEISVFEEVALADLEQESFLDVTALGGPEAAMQVVATGAGLAILPMSVARHFNVKDTVARRLTGAPTTEIAVAWPTDSTDEVIEEFIGIVRGRTAQSSRQPSAQPVKVKKESKPDRRGTGGKKAPKVAQRYAPNPDKGRGKGSRKKGKR; encoded by the coding sequence GTGGCCGGCTTCATGGACTGGGAGTTTGCAGAGGTCATGCTTCAAGGGTATCCGGGCGGACGGTACTGTGAGGACGTGCCCACCGACAACACCCCCCAGCCAGACGCCGCTCCGACGGGCTCTGCCGATCCCGCCGTCGAGGAAGCTCCCCGCGTCCTCCGTATCGCCTACGTGGCGGGAGTGACGCCGGGCAAGTGGATCCGCCGCTGGGAGGAGCGGGTGCAGCACGTTCCGCTGCAGGCCTTTATGTCCGACGACGGCGCGCAGGTCCAGGTGCTGCGTGACGGTTCTGCGGACCTCAGCTTCGTCCGCCTGCCGGTGGAGCGCGAGGACCTCAGTGTGATTCCGCTGTATGAGGAGCAGCCCGTGGTGGTGGCGCCGAAGGGTCACGAGATTTCGGTGTTCGAGGAAGTGGCGCTCGCCGACCTGGAACAGGAGAGCTTCCTGGACGTGACCGCACTCGGCGGTCCGGAAGCCGCGATGCAGGTGGTGGCCACCGGTGCGGGGCTCGCGATCCTGCCCATGTCCGTGGCCCGGCACTTCAACGTCAAGGACACGGTTGCCAGGCGGCTGACAGGGGCGCCAACTACGGAAATTGCCGTTGCGTGGCCCACCGATTCCACGGATGAAGTGATCGAGGAATTCATCGGGATTGTGCGCGGCAGGACCGCCCAAAGCTCACGCCAGCCGTCCGCCCAGCCCGTCAAGGTGAAGAAGGAGTCCAAGCCGGACCGGCGCGGCACCGGAGGCAAGAAGGCACCCAAGGTTGCCCAGCGCTACGCGCCCAACCCGGACAAGGGCCGCGGCAAGGGCTCGCGGAAAAAGGGCAAACGCTAG
- a CDS encoding VOC family protein → MRLKMCSIHVQDPAAAHTFYTETLGFETLMAMPEYNLFIIKDPGADQGSVGLLLEPSDNPIGATYMNAVHDAGLPAIVFGVPDVRAEYERLVKAGVTFKSEPAEDPSGISAVFDDGCGNFVQLHQD, encoded by the coding sequence ATGAGACTGAAAATGTGCAGCATCCACGTCCAGGATCCCGCGGCCGCCCACACCTTCTACACGGAGACCCTGGGCTTCGAGACGCTGATGGCCATGCCGGAGTACAACCTGTTCATCATCAAGGACCCGGGCGCGGACCAGGGCTCGGTGGGCCTGCTGTTGGAACCCAGCGACAACCCGATCGGCGCCACCTACATGAATGCCGTGCACGACGCCGGCCTCCCCGCCATCGTCTTTGGCGTCCCTGACGTGCGGGCGGAGTACGAGCGGCTGGTCAAGGCCGGTGTCACCTTCAAGAGCGAGCCGGCGGAGGATCCCTCCGGCATCAGCGCCGTGTTCGATGACGGCTGCGGGAACTTCGTCCAGCTGCACCAGGACTAA
- a CDS encoding pyridoxamine 5'-phosphate oxidase family protein has protein sequence MTDTGSISKVTDIINHSHIGMLTTINEEGALVSRPLAVQDVKDDGDMWFFTGLGTSQVAHVRADPRVNVSFGKNTEWVSVAGTAEVVTDREKIREMWNQAVEAWFPDGPDTPEVCLLRIDSDSAEYWTSPGGTAATVFQWVKSKVTNSRMSVGESGTVEL, from the coding sequence ATGACTGACACCGGGAGCATCAGCAAGGTAACGGACATCATCAACCATTCCCACATCGGAATGTTGACCACCATCAACGAAGAAGGCGCGCTCGTCAGCCGGCCGCTGGCCGTCCAGGATGTGAAGGACGACGGCGACATGTGGTTCTTCACCGGCCTCGGCACCTCGCAGGTGGCCCACGTCCGGGCCGACCCGCGCGTGAACGTTTCCTTCGGGAAAAACACCGAGTGGGTCTCGGTGGCCGGCACCGCCGAAGTGGTGACGGACCGGGAAAAGATCCGTGAGATGTGGAACCAGGCCGTGGAGGCGTGGTTCCCGGACGGTCCGGACACCCCGGAAGTGTGCCTGCTCCGCATCGACTCAGACTCCGCCGAGTACTGGACCAGCCCCGGCGGAACGGCCGCAACCGTGTTCCAGTGGGTCAAGTCCAAGGTCACCAACAGCCGGATGAGCGTGGGCGAAAGCGGCACCGTAGAGCTGTAA